Proteins found in one Kiloniellales bacterium genomic segment:
- a CDS encoding class I adenylate-forming enzyme family protein gives MDAAGFLETRFRDSADDVLLHALDGRCYSYGRYWANARAIAETWRKAGVPLGAPIAFLLPNGPSVLACYLACAIGGHVACPITPSHSDDVIEAMLRLIAPALVVRAAPPLDPDLAAPRPADIRCGLAGDERFMVLMTSGTTGRPKGICHSLQAMVDSARAFAALSAMDRATRLYHVLPMGYMAGLLNTMLAPLAVGGTVVEGPAFSAAAALDFWARPVETEANFLTLVPPAATALAQLSRDREAAHHAASGLIQIQCTAGQLQSATRRRFLETFGRPLQDCYGLTELGGPLTTQAPEEALTEEHVGRPVAGLEPRLVPGGFDDPELWIRSPFAMEGYLTEDGLVSPFDAEGFMATGDLARIEDGRIHITGRSKDSIVRGGVNVAPILIENRLGECAEIQDVAVVGLPDDFWGEIVVACVIPAPAADPEAVTRKLLAHCGRTLDPGLRPDRIVALESFPRAGTGKVQKHALRQQLAERQP, from the coding sequence ATGGACGCCGCCGGTTTCCTCGAGACCCGCTTCCGCGACAGCGCGGACGACGTGCTGCTGCACGCGCTCGACGGTCGGTGCTACAGCTACGGCCGGTACTGGGCCAATGCCCGGGCGATCGCCGAGACCTGGCGCAAGGCCGGGGTCCCGCTCGGAGCTCCCATCGCCTTCCTGCTGCCGAACGGCCCCTCGGTGCTGGCCTGCTATCTGGCTTGCGCCATCGGGGGCCACGTGGCCTGCCCGATCACCCCGAGCCACAGCGACGACGTGATCGAGGCCATGCTGCGGCTGATCGCGCCGGCCCTGGTGGTGCGCGCCGCGCCGCCGCTGGACCCGGACCTGGCGGCGCCGCGGCCCGCCGACATCCGCTGCGGCCTGGCTGGCGACGAGCGCTTCATGGTGCTCATGACCTCGGGCACCACGGGCCGTCCCAAGGGGATCTGCCACTCCCTCCAGGCCATGGTCGACAGCGCCCGCGCCTTCGCCGCGCTCTCGGCCATGGACCGCGCCACCCGGCTCTACCACGTGCTACCCATGGGCTATATGGCCGGCCTCTTGAACACCATGCTGGCGCCCCTCGCCGTCGGCGGCACGGTCGTCGAGGGCCCGGCTTTCTCGGCCGCCGCGGCGCTCGACTTCTGGGCCCGGCCGGTCGAGACCGAGGCCAACTTCCTGACGCTGGTGCCCCCCGCCGCAACGGCCCTGGCCCAGCTCAGCCGGGATCGGGAGGCCGCGCACCACGCCGCCTCCGGCTTGATCCAGATCCAGTGCACCGCCGGCCAGCTGCAGAGCGCGACGCGCCGGCGCTTCCTCGAGACCTTCGGGCGGCCGCTGCAGGACTGCTACGGCCTCACCGAGCTTGGAGGCCCCTTGACCACGCAGGCTCCCGAGGAGGCGCTCACCGAGGAGCACGTCGGCCGGCCGGTCGCCGGTCTGGAGCCGCGCCTGGTGCCGGGCGGCTTCGACGACCCGGAGCTCTGGATCCGCTCGCCCTTCGCCATGGAGGGCTACCTGACCGAGGACGGCCTGGTCTCGCCCTTCGACGCCGAGGGCTTCATGGCGACCGGCGACCTGGCGCGGATCGAGGACGGCAGGATCCACATCACGGGGCGCAGCAAGGATTCCATCGTGCGCGGCGGGGTCAACGTCGCACCGATCCTGATCGAGAACCGCCTGGGCGAATGCGCCGAGATCCAGGACGTCGCCGTGGTCGGCCTGCCCGACGACTTCTGGGGCGAGATCGTGGTCGCCTGCGTGATCCCGGCGCCCGCCGCCGATCCCGAGGCCGTGACCCGAAAGCTCCTCGCCCACTGCGGCCGGACCCTGGACCCCGGCCTCAGGCCCGACCGCATCGTGGCCCTGGAGTCCTTCCCCCGGGCCGGCACCGGCAAGGTGCAGAAGCACGCCCTCCGCCAACAGCTCGCGGAACGACAGCCATGA
- a CDS encoding quinone oxidoreductase, whose amino-acid sequence MSDRAIRVHEFGGPEQLVWDRRPLPDPGPGEVLLAHEAVGLNFIDVYHRKGAAPLDLPFTPGMEAAGTVSAVGPGVAGIRPGDRVGYCTGAPGAYAEARVIPADLLIPLPAHCSSELAAALLLKGLTVEYLIRRTYRVAAGDTVLFHAAAGGVGLIACQWLKRLGATVIGTVGTEEKAALARAHGCDHVILYDREDIAARVRDLTGGEGVPVVYDSVGAATLEASLDCLAPLGILASFGASSGPPRPVSAQDLQSRGSLFFTRPSLAHYGATREALLAGAEALFAVVADGLKVEINQRFPLSDAAEAHRALEGRRTTGSSLLLP is encoded by the coding sequence ATGAGCGATCGGGCGATTCGCGTTCACGAGTTCGGCGGTCCGGAGCAGCTGGTCTGGGACCGCCGCCCGCTGCCGGACCCGGGGCCGGGCGAGGTGCTGCTCGCGCACGAGGCGGTCGGCCTCAACTTCATCGACGTCTACCACCGCAAGGGCGCGGCGCCGCTCGACCTGCCCTTCACCCCCGGCATGGAGGCGGCCGGCACGGTCAGCGCGGTCGGGCCGGGGGTCGCGGGTATCCGCCCAGGCGACCGGGTCGGCTACTGCACCGGCGCGCCCGGCGCCTACGCCGAGGCGCGGGTGATCCCCGCCGACCTGCTGATTCCCCTGCCGGCGCACTGCTCCTCCGAGCTGGCCGCGGCCCTCCTCTTGAAGGGCCTGACGGTGGAGTACCTGATCCGGCGCACCTACCGGGTCGCGGCCGGGGATACGGTGCTGTTCCACGCGGCGGCGGGGGGCGTCGGCCTGATCGCCTGCCAGTGGCTGAAGCGTCTCGGCGCAACCGTGATCGGCACGGTCGGCACCGAGGAGAAGGCCGCGCTCGCCAGGGCCCACGGCTGCGATCACGTCATCCTCTACGACCGGGAAGACATCGCGGCTCGGGTGCGCGACCTGACCGGCGGCGAGGGGGTGCCCGTGGTCTACGATTCGGTCGGCGCCGCGACCCTCGAGGCCTCGCTCGACTGCCTGGCGCCGCTCGGCATCCTGGCCTCATTCGGCGCCTCTTCCGGGCCGCCCCGTCCGGTCTCGGCCCAGGACCTGCAGAGCCGGGGCTCTCTGTTCTTCACCCGGCCGAGCCTGGCTCACTATGGCGCGACCCGCGAGGCGCTGCTGGCGGGCGCCGAGGCCCTCTTCGCGGTCGTCGCCGACGGGCTGAAGGTCGAGATCAACCAGCGCTTCCCGCTCAGCGACGCGGCCGAGGCGCACAGGGCGCTGGAGGGGCGCCGCACCACGGGCTCGAGCCTGCTGCTGCCCTGA
- a CDS encoding Gfo/Idh/MocA family oxidoreductase, producing MGDAIRWGMIGCGNVTEVKSGPALQMAEGSELVMVASRRRNEVADWAKRHGVARWTDDAASLIADPEVDAVYIATTPDSHRSYTEQAAAAGKPVFCEKPMACTLADAHAMKQACARAGVPLYTAYYRRALPRFLKVKEWLEAGRIGTPLSVTMALALRPESHPVAPVTRVMAARGQIPWRFRPEIGGGGNFADMGTHMLDLMDFYLAPFAQVEGRAVNRAGFYEAEDTVTASFELENGVIGTGQWCAVAGVNRDLTEIVGTEGAIRYATFDSQVLELETREGLETADIPIPSHAHLPIVQAVTDALRGRGTAPSDAENGIRALGVQEEILGGYYAERGRSRLSA from the coding sequence ATGGGCGACGCGATCCGCTGGGGCATGATCGGCTGCGGCAACGTGACCGAGGTCAAGTCGGGCCCGGCCTTGCAGATGGCCGAGGGCTCGGAACTCGTCATGGTCGCCTCGCGGCGGCGCAACGAGGTCGCCGACTGGGCGAAGCGCCACGGCGTCGCGCGCTGGACCGACGACGCGGCGTCGCTGATCGCCGACCCGGAGGTCGATGCGGTCTACATCGCCACCACCCCCGATTCCCACCGCAGCTACACCGAGCAGGCCGCGGCGGCCGGCAAGCCGGTGTTCTGCGAGAAGCCCATGGCCTGCACTCTGGCCGACGCCCACGCCATGAAGCAGGCCTGCGCGCGCGCCGGCGTGCCGCTCTACACCGCCTACTACCGCCGGGCGCTGCCTCGCTTCCTCAAGGTCAAGGAATGGCTCGAGGCGGGACGCATCGGCACGCCGCTCAGCGTCACCATGGCGCTGGCGCTGAGGCCCGAGAGCCACCCGGTGGCGCCGGTCACCCGGGTGATGGCGGCGCGCGGCCAGATCCCCTGGCGCTTCAGGCCCGAGATCGGCGGCGGCGGCAACTTTGCCGACATGGGCACCCACATGCTCGACCTGATGGACTTCTACCTGGCGCCCTTCGCCCAGGTCGAGGGCCGCGCCGTCAACCGCGCCGGGTTCTACGAAGCCGAGGACACGGTGACCGCCAGCTTCGAGCTGGAGAACGGTGTGATCGGCACCGGCCAGTGGTGCGCGGTCGCCGGCGTCAACCGGGACCTGACCGAGATCGTCGGCACCGAGGGAGCGATCCGCTACGCCACCTTCGATAGCCAGGTCCTCGAGCTTGAGACGCGGGAAGGGCTCGAGACCGCCGACATCCCGATCCCGAGCCACGCCCACCTGCCGATCGTCCAGGCCGTCACCGACGCGCTGCGCGGCCGCGGCACGGCGCCGAGCGACGCCGAGAACGGCATCCGCGCGCTCGGCGTCCAGGAAGAGATCCTCGGCGGCTACTACGCCGAACGGGGGCGGAGCCGGTTGAGCGCGTAA
- a CDS encoding radical SAM protein: MLELENGAPAPRVTDSDWPMPPRQDPAGDGAGKDSSHGAQLHLSRKLLQESIVERLREVGEKGRSSAPWVVELDPTTACNLACPDCISGSLLNQGGFTRERLREITKEIVEAGVRAVILIGGGEPLAHPETRWVIDYLGDHDVHVGVTTNGILINRHLKVLAEKTRWVRVSMDAATPETFQYFRPSPSGRSMFDRIVDNMRTLAEVKRGKLGYSFLLLSDVAEDGTVKRSNLHEVYQGALVAKEAGCDYFEVKPSYDMGHFLIRQPERELAEARRQIAAIKELETEAFRVLAPVNLQHVLDNKPMVEPKDYTRCAVSEMRTLVAPSGAYVCPYFRGCGDKKIGDPNTQSFAEIWHGQQRAAVMDQTDPSRDCRFHCIRHRSNLLMEEILDGAEVDAVADFDRFI, encoded by the coding sequence ATGCTGGAGCTGGAGAACGGCGCGCCCGCGCCGCGCGTCACCGATAGCGACTGGCCGATGCCGCCGCGGCAGGATCCCGCGGGCGACGGCGCCGGAAAAGACAGCAGCCACGGGGCCCAGCTCCACCTGTCGCGCAAGCTGCTTCAGGAATCGATCGTCGAGCGGCTCCGCGAGGTCGGCGAGAAGGGCCGCTCCTCCGCGCCCTGGGTGGTCGAGCTCGACCCGACCACGGCCTGCAACCTGGCCTGTCCCGACTGCATCAGCGGCAGCCTCCTGAACCAGGGCGGCTTCACGCGCGAGCGCCTGCGCGAGATCACCAAGGAGATCGTCGAAGCCGGGGTGCGCGCGGTGATCCTGATCGGCGGCGGCGAGCCCCTGGCCCACCCGGAGACCCGCTGGGTGATCGACTACCTGGGCGACCACGACGTCCACGTCGGTGTCACGACCAACGGCATCCTGATCAATCGTCACCTCAAGGTCCTGGCCGAGAAGACCCGCTGGGTGCGCGTCTCCATGGACGCCGCGACCCCCGAGACCTTCCAATACTTCCGGCCCAGCCCGTCGGGGCGGTCGATGTTCGACCGGATCGTCGACAACATGCGCACCCTGGCCGAGGTGAAGCGGGGCAAGCTCGGCTATTCCTTCCTGCTGCTCTCGGACGTGGCCGAAGACGGCACCGTGAAGCGCAGCAACCTGCACGAGGTCTACCAGGGCGCCCTGGTCGCCAAGGAAGCCGGCTGCGACTACTTCGAGGTCAAGCCGTCCTACGACATGGGCCACTTCCTGATCCGGCAGCCCGAGCGCGAGCTGGCCGAGGCGCGGCGCCAGATCGCCGCGATCAAGGAGCTGGAGACCGAGGCCTTCCGCGTCCTGGCCCCGGTCAACCTCCAGCACGTGCTCGACAACAAGCCCATGGTCGAGCCCAAGGACTACACGCGCTGCGCGGTCTCCGAGATGCGCACCCTGGTCGCGCCCTCGGGCGCCTACGTCTGCCCCTACTTCCGCGGCTGCGGCGACAAGAAGATTGGCGACCCCAACACCCAGAGCTTCGCCGAGATCTGGCACGGCCAGCAGCGCGCGGCGGTCATGGACCAGACCGATCCCAGCCGGGACTGCCGTTTCCACTGCATCCGCCATCGCTCCAACCTGCTGATGGAGGAGATCCTGGACGGCGCCGAGGTCGACGCCGTGGCCGATTTCGACCGCTTCATCTAA
- a CDS encoding phosphopantetheine-binding protein, whose amino-acid sequence MTEAEIADGILSYIRDEIAYPGTEVTRDTALFDSGVLDSLALLRLVLHLETAHGITFAPEDLDPCVFERIPAIASLVQRRIGAAA is encoded by the coding sequence GTGACCGAGGCCGAGATCGCCGACGGCATCCTGAGCTACATCAGGGACGAGATCGCCTACCCGGGCACCGAGGTGACTCGGGACACGGCGCTGTTCGACAGCGGCGTCCTCGACTCCCTGGCGCTGCTGCGCCTGGTCCTCCATCTCGAGACCGCCCACGGCATTACCTTCGCCCCCGAGGACCTCGATCCCTGCGTGTTCGAGCGGATCCCCGCCATCGCGTCCCTGGTGCAGCGGCGCATCGGGGCGGCGGCGTGA
- a CDS encoding SLC13 family permease has product MELLFLALLILLMAAALGMGYPVAFALPGSAILTIGLAAGAGYLFAGDTDAYFAQGGPGQWLSAGVTNLRGVYWEAERDTLIAIPLFIFMGIMLQRSKIAEDLLVTMAQLFGPIPGGLGISVVFVGALLAATTGIVGATVVAMGLISLPAMLRNNYSHSVATGTIAASGTLGQIIPPSIVLIILADQLASATDQASASRKALYKESTGELTMPSAFDVSSTSAGEMFLGAFLPGLVLVGLYMAFILCFALFRPHLAPTVPYDGRFDRQFFGKVALILIPPLTLIFLVLGSILTGIATVNQAGAIGAAGALIMAGYRLTEGRPGAFRPAILAVASLVVIGVLLSFYEINVKKIRSGEDAFAVAVAAVAVTGLLTALVWSGWRALKVEDTLQGVMIETAKTTSLVFIILLGAAMLTAAFRAFGGEELVREFLGSLPGGFWTQFVIVMLVIFILGFFLDFIEIAVVVVPIVAPILLADPSANVTAVWLGVMIGLNIQTSFLTPPFGFALFYLRGVAPAIVKTISMYKGVIAFIALQLFALVVVGLYPNLVNYLPQRVSLTSETAPPPRNPKLQQCLEKYVWQRFTADGDAIRAEIAEARGFNLDYLPERLAKNLRESFDQAEQTFGLLEAARQAEEAVQAKADAFRPVQRKVRSIENGLRRLDAEIRELNTALRRTDAATEGARRERLEARIAALTEEREALAGEIPETWAETYKAFSALLKEESKARNLYRRNADRGYEPARALLAVFDATPAFKELGPELDGIKAKVAAAEKEEAAAILAALAKRFGEVDGASEIKTALTQARRAVRARTPDPEKAEAEMDKALAAYNAQIAWRDRAALDLVPDLRVYEVAIRDTIGARLQTRMSEDQALFVAGCNAGHRDISLYF; this is encoded by the coding sequence ATGGAACTGCTCTTCCTCGCTCTCCTGATCCTGCTCATGGCCGCGGCGCTCGGCATGGGCTATCCGGTCGCCTTCGCCCTGCCCGGCTCGGCGATCCTGACCATCGGCCTGGCGGCCGGAGCGGGCTATCTCTTCGCCGGCGATACGGACGCCTACTTCGCTCAGGGCGGGCCCGGGCAGTGGCTGAGCGCCGGCGTCACGAATCTGCGCGGCGTCTACTGGGAGGCGGAGCGCGATACGCTGATAGCGATCCCGCTGTTCATCTTCATGGGCATCATGCTGCAGCGCTCGAAGATCGCCGAGGATTTGCTGGTGACCATGGCGCAGCTGTTCGGCCCGATCCCCGGTGGCCTCGGGATCTCGGTGGTCTTCGTCGGCGCGCTGCTGGCCGCCACGACCGGCATCGTCGGCGCCACGGTGGTGGCCATGGGCCTGATCTCGCTGCCGGCCATGCTGCGCAACAACTACTCGCACTCGGTGGCGACCGGCACGATCGCTGCGTCCGGCACCCTCGGCCAGATCATTCCGCCGTCGATCGTGCTGATCATCCTGGCCGACCAGCTGGCCAGCGCGACCGACCAGGCGAGCGCGTCGCGCAAGGCGCTTTACAAGGAATCGACGGGCGAGCTCACCATGCCCTCGGCCTTCGACGTCTCCTCGACCAGTGCCGGCGAGATGTTCCTGGGCGCCTTCCTGCCCGGCCTCGTGCTGGTCGGGCTCTACATGGCCTTCATCCTGTGCTTCGCGCTGTTCCGGCCCCATCTCGCCCCGACGGTCCCCTACGATGGGCGTTTCGACCGGCAGTTCTTCGGCAAGGTGGCGCTGATCCTGATCCCGCCGCTGACGCTGATCTTCCTGGTGCTGGGCTCGATCCTGACCGGCATCGCCACGGTCAACCAGGCCGGCGCGATCGGCGCCGCCGGCGCGCTGATCATGGCCGGCTACCGCCTGACCGAGGGCCGGCCGGGCGCCTTCCGGCCGGCGATCCTGGCGGTCGCCTCCCTGGTCGTGATCGGCGTCCTGCTGTCGTTCTACGAGATCAACGTCAAGAAGATCCGATCCGGCGAGGACGCCTTCGCCGTCGCCGTGGCGGCGGTCGCGGTGACCGGCCTGCTGACGGCGCTGGTCTGGAGCGGCTGGCGCGCGCTCAAGGTCGAGGACACGCTACAGGGCGTGATGATCGAGACCGCAAAGACCACCTCGCTGGTCTTCATCATCCTGCTCGGCGCCGCCATGCTGACCGCCGCCTTCCGCGCCTTCGGCGGCGAGGAGCTGGTCCGCGAGTTCCTCGGCAGCCTGCCGGGCGGCTTCTGGACCCAGTTCGTCATCGTCATGCTGGTGATCTTCATCCTGGGCTTCTTCCTGGACTTCATCGAAATCGCCGTCGTCGTGGTGCCGATCGTCGCGCCGATCCTGCTGGCCGACCCCTCCGCCAACGTCACCGCGGTCTGGCTCGGCGTCATGATCGGGCTCAACATCCAGACCTCTTTCCTGACCCCGCCCTTCGGCTTCGCGTTGTTCTACCTGCGCGGCGTCGCGCCGGCGATCGTCAAGACGATCTCGATGTACAAAGGGGTGATCGCCTTCATTGCGCTTCAGCTCTTCGCCCTGGTCGTCGTTGGTCTCTATCCGAACCTGGTCAACTACCTGCCGCAGCGGGTCTCGCTGACTTCGGAAACAGCGCCGCCGCCGCGCAACCCCAAGCTCCAGCAGTGCCTGGAGAAGTACGTCTGGCAGCGCTTCACGGCCGACGGCGACGCGATCAGGGCGGAGATCGCCGAGGCCCGCGGCTTCAACCTCGACTATCTGCCCGAGCGGCTGGCGAAGAACCTGCGGGAAAGCTTCGACCAGGCGGAGCAGACCTTCGGCCTGCTCGAAGCGGCGCGCCAGGCCGAGGAGGCGGTTCAGGCCAAGGCCGACGCCTTCCGTCCGGTCCAGCGCAAGGTGCGCTCGATCGAAAACGGCCTGCGCAGGCTCGACGCCGAGATCCGGGAGCTGAACACAGCCCTGCGCCGGACCGACGCCGCGACCGAGGGCGCCCGCCGGGAAAGACTCGAGGCGCGGATCGCAGCGCTCACCGAGGAACGCGAGGCTCTGGCGGGCGAGATCCCGGAGACCTGGGCCGAGACCTACAAGGCTTTCTCGGCGCTGCTCAAGGAAGAGAGCAAGGCGCGCAATCTCTATCGCCGGAACGCCGACCGGGGCTACGAGCCGGCCAGGGCCCTGCTCGCCGTGTTTGACGCCACACCGGCCTTCAAGGAACTCGGACCCGAGCTCGACGGCATCAAGGCGAAGGTCGCCGCCGCCGAGAAGGAAGAGGCGGCCGCCATTCTGGCGGCCCTGGCCAAGAGGTTCGGCGAGGTCGACGGCGCGTCCGAGATCAAGACCGCCCTGACCCAGGCGCGGCGCGCGGTCAGAGCCAGGACGCCCGACCCGGAGAAGGCAGAGGCCGAAATGGACAAGGCTCTGGCAGCCTACAACGCGCAGATCGCCTGGCGCGACCGGGCGGCCCTCGACCTGGTGCCAGACCTGCGCGTTTACGAGGTGGCGATCCGCGACACGATCGGCGCCCGGCTGCAGACCAGGATGTCCGAGGACCAGGCGCTCTTCGTCGCCGGCTGCAATGCCGGCCACCGCGACATCTCGCTGTACTTCTAG
- a CDS encoding TRAP transporter small permease subunit, which produces MAAAQGNSEALGDGLPVVARCFGWCLLAVLAAFLINNYLSFGLDWPGAGTGDPLSLIQLGLYAAGLVLALAYVLRSRSTPLRADATRIAGVNNYLIRGAFWAIVFVGLADMTISFLRVEGLLEAVVGEELTKMLGRSRSRGPYVHMPLIALGFLVAIFTRTLGFTWLALLVVVAELQIVLARFIFSYEQAFMGDLVRFWYAALFLFASAYTLWDEGHVRVDVLYAGMRPKTKGLVNAIGTLLLGITFCWAILLVGMGSKTAIINSPLLNFEVSQSGFGMYVKYLMAGFLGLFAISMMIQFVSYFLDAVADYRGDPGGRHHHEAVM; this is translated from the coding sequence ATGGCAGCTGCACAGGGCAACAGCGAAGCGCTCGGCGACGGCCTGCCCGTCGTGGCACGCTGCTTCGGCTGGTGCTTGCTCGCCGTCCTCGCGGCCTTCCTGATCAACAACTACCTGAGCTTCGGCCTCGACTGGCCGGGCGCCGGCACCGGCGACCCGCTCTCGCTGATCCAGCTGGGTCTCTACGCCGCCGGGCTCGTGCTCGCCCTGGCCTACGTGCTGCGCTCCCGCTCAACGCCGCTGCGCGCCGACGCGACCCGCATCGCCGGGGTCAACAATTACCTGATCCGCGGCGCGTTCTGGGCCATCGTCTTCGTCGGGCTGGCCGACATGACCATCTCCTTCCTGCGGGTCGAGGGCCTGCTCGAGGCGGTGGTCGGCGAGGAGCTCACCAAGATGCTCGGCCGATCTCGCTCCCGCGGCCCTTACGTCCACATGCCGCTGATCGCGCTCGGCTTCCTAGTGGCGATCTTCACCCGCACGCTGGGCTTCACCTGGCTGGCGCTCCTGGTCGTCGTCGCCGAGCTCCAGATCGTGCTCGCCCGCTTCATCTTCTCCTACGAGCAGGCCTTCATGGGCGACTTGGTCCGCTTCTGGTACGCCGCTCTGTTCCTCTTCGCCAGCGCGTACACACTCTGGGACGAGGGACACGTACGGGTCGACGTGCTCTACGCCGGCATGCGGCCCAAGACCAAGGGCCTGGTCAACGCGATCGGCACCCTGCTCCTCGGCATCACTTTCTGCTGGGCGATCCTTCTGGTCGGCATGGGCAGCAAGACCGCGATCATCAACAGCCCGCTCCTGAACTTCGAGGTCTCGCAATCGGGCTTTGGCATGTACGTCAAATACCTGATGGCCGGCTTCCTCGGTCTCTTCGCGATCTCCATGATGATCCAGTTTGTCAGCTATTTCCTCGACGCGGTCGCCGACTACCGGGGTGATCCCGGTGGCCGCCACCACCACGAAGCCGTGATGTAG
- a CDS encoding TRAP transporter substrate-binding protein — MQRRGFLKGAAVAGAAASTLAAPAVAQSRRDLVIVSTWPRDFPGLGLSAQRLAKRITELSEGKITTQYFAAGERVGAFDSFDEVASGNAQAYIAADYYWKGKHPAWAYFTSVPFGMTTVEWNAWIKFKGGQALWDEVAGEFGLKCLPCGATGTQMGGWFNKDLETADDLKGLKMRIPGLGGDVMAKLGASPVSLPGGQIYENLVSGAIDATEWVGPYNDYFMKFFEAAKFYYYPGMHEPGGGLSFGFNKAWWEGLSDYERALLTAASLEEHAAQYEETQANNGAFLKRMIEDHGVVLKQFSEEIYDSFGEAAMAVFEETRDHSPLAKKVNDDFQAALRELGGWQKIAEVGFSVQRNRVLGI; from the coding sequence ATGCAACGTCGTGGATTTCTGAAGGGCGCCGCCGTCGCCGGCGCGGCCGCCAGCACTCTCGCCGCACCTGCGGTCGCGCAGAGCAGACGGGACCTGGTGATCGTCTCGACTTGGCCGCGCGACTTCCCCGGCCTGGGCCTCAGCGCCCAGCGGCTGGCGAAGCGCATCACCGAGCTCAGCGAGGGCAAGATCACGACCCAGTACTTCGCCGCCGGCGAGCGGGTCGGCGCCTTCGACTCCTTCGACGAAGTGGCCTCGGGCAACGCCCAGGCCTACATCGCGGCCGACTACTACTGGAAGGGCAAGCACCCGGCCTGGGCCTACTTCACCTCCGTGCCCTTCGGCATGACCACGGTCGAGTGGAACGCCTGGATCAAGTTCAAGGGCGGCCAGGCGCTGTGGGACGAGGTGGCCGGCGAGTTCGGCCTCAAGTGTCTGCCCTGCGGCGCGACCGGCACCCAGATGGGCGGCTGGTTCAACAAGGACCTCGAGACGGCCGACGACCTCAAGGGCCTGAAGATGCGCATTCCGGGCCTCGGCGGCGACGTCATGGCCAAGCTCGGCGCCTCGCCGGTCTCACTGCCCGGCGGGCAGATCTACGAGAACCTGGTCTCCGGCGCGATCGATGCGACCGAGTGGGTCGGCCCTTACAACGACTACTTCATGAAGTTCTTCGAGGCCGCCAAGTTCTACTACTACCCGGGCATGCACGAGCCGGGCGGCGGCCTGTCCTTCGGCTTCAACAAGGCCTGGTGGGAAGGCCTCTCCGATTACGAGCGGGCGCTCCTGACCGCGGCCTCCCTGGAGGAGCACGCGGCCCAGTACGAGGAGACCCAGGCCAACAACGGCGCCTTCCTCAAGCGGATGATCGAGGATCACGGCGTCGTGCTGAAGCAGTTCTCGGAAGAGATCTACGACAGCTTCGGCGAAGCGGCCATGGCCGTGTTCGAGGAAACCCGCGACCACAGCCCGCTGGCGAAGAAGGTCAACGACGACTTCCAGGCGGCGCTGCGCGAACTCGGCGGCTGGCAGAAGATCGCCGAGGTGGGCTTCTCGGTTCAGCGTAACCGGGTTCTCGGGATCTAA
- a CDS encoding transporter substrate-binding domain-containing protein, which yields MNKKSIVGAVAVALSLGLAAGSAEANDRFKKVLERGVVVVGVKADYRPWGFRDSDGNLVGMEIDMAQDVADALGVKLELVPVQSSNRMQFLEQGKIDLMIATMSDRSDRRKVVGIPEPNYYTSGTNVLARAGAIKSWEDLRGKPVCGKQGAFYNKIVAKRYGAKVKAFVNNAEAKQALRDKKCVAWVYDDSSIGSDLASGQWDGFEMPLSSEDDNPWGLAVPVEEIDGIWGNFMAGMSYRWLVSGRLIELEKKWGIKPTQFLQDQQTKLTPKRAHLK from the coding sequence ATGAATAAGAAGAGTATTGTGGGGGCGGTCGCGGTTGCCCTCTCGCTGGGGCTCGCGGCGGGCAGCGCCGAGGCGAACGATCGTTTCAAGAAGGTTCTAGAGCGCGGCGTGGTCGTGGTCGGTGTCAAGGCCGACTACCGGCCCTGGGGCTTCCGCGATTCCGACGGCAACCTTGTCGGCATGGAAATCGACATGGCCCAGGACGTGGCCGACGCCCTGGGCGTCAAGCTCGAGCTGGTGCCGGTCCAGTCGTCCAACCGCATGCAGTTCCTGGAGCAGGGCAAGATCGACCTGATGATCGCCACCATGTCGGACCGCAGCGACCGGCGTAAGGTGGTCGGCATTCCCGAGCCCAACTACTACACCTCGGGCACCAACGTGCTGGCCCGCGCCGGCGCCATCAAGTCCTGGGAAGACCTGCGCGGCAAGCCGGTCTGCGGCAAGCAGGGCGCCTTCTACAACAAGATTGTCGCCAAGCGCTACGGCGCCAAGGTCAAGGCCTTCGTCAACAACGCCGAGGCCAAGCAGGCCCTGCGCGACAAGAAGTGCGTCGCCTGGGTCTACGACGACTCCTCGATCGGCTCGGACCTGGCCTCCGGCCAATGGGATGGCTTCGAGATGCCGCTCAGTTCCGAGGACGACAATCCCTGGGGCCTCGCGGTTCCCGTAGAGGAGATCGACGGCATCTGGGGCAACTTCATGGCCGGCATGAGCTACCGCTGGCTGGTCTCGGGCCGCCTAATCGAGCTGGAGAAGAAGTGGGGCATCAAGCCGACCCAGTTCCTCCAGGATCAGCAGACCAAGCTGACGCCGAAGCGGGCGCACCTGAAGTAA